The Thermoplasmata archaeon genomic interval CCCTTCGGTGAACCCTTCGGGAAGACTCTTAGATCGCCCCGTGTTCCAGAAAATTCGATGCCCGATCCCTTGGATAGAGTCGGGAATGCCTCCCTGAAGGATCAGCTCGCTAAGATCCGGCGAATGTTCGGAGACTCGGTGCCTACCCAAGAGTTGCAGAGAGAAGTGCAAGGGTTTCAGGGTCAGAGGGGAATTTACAAACCAGCTGGGTCGGAGTATGCGCTCTGGGTGAGGCAGACACTCCGCGGAGCCTATCCTGATGAGGAACCCGCCTTCTATCCTGATGGATCTTGGACCTATCGATATTCACCCGAAGGGCGGGATGGTCGGCCGGATCTCGAGCTTCCGACGAACCGTGGACTTCTGCGGTGCCAGGCTGATCACGTCCCAGTTGGAGTCTTTCGCCAAGCAGATTCAAAGCCGGGTCGTGGTGGCTATGAGGTCCTTGGGCTGGCATTCGTAGACGGGTTCGACGGAACCCACTTCATCCTGAGAGGGGAACCAATCGATTGGACCGCGACCCCACAAGCTGACCGGTTGGTTCCCACCTTTGCCCCCTTCGAGTTGGACCCCGCCCCTTCAGAGGCAGCGAATCGCACGCTTCGTGATCGGAGATTTGGGGCCGTCATTCGTCGAATCTACCATGACAAGTGCAGTCTTTGTTCCGTGGGTTACCGACTTCGGGGGAAATCACTCGGACTGGACGCAGCGCACATAATCCCCGTAGAGGAGCGGGGAAACATCGCCGACATCCGCAATGGACTCCTGCTCTGCAGAAATCACCACTCGCTCTTCGACGGATTTGCCTGGACAATGGACGAGGATCTCAGGGTGATTCTAACTCCAGACGAGGACTTCCGTCGATCTGCAATGGCGAATCACGTCCTGAGTTGGGAAGGCAAACG includes:
- a CDS encoding HNH endonuclease; amino-acid sequence: MPDPLDRVGNASLKDQLAKIRRMFGDSVPTQELQREVQGFQGQRGIYKPAGSEYALWVRQTLRGAYPDEEPAFYPDGSWTYRYSPEGRDGRPDLELPTNRGLLRCQADHVPVGVFRQADSKPGRGGYEVLGLAFVDGFDGTHFILRGEPIDWTATPQADRLVPTFAPFELDPAPSEAANRTLRDRRFGAVIRRIYHDKCSLCSVGYRLRGKSLGLDAAHIIPVEERGNIADIRNGLLLCRNHHSLFDGFAWTMDEDLRVILTPDEDFRRSAMANHVLSWEGKRLPNLPELAEDLPAPEAIQWRLAEFEKV